A region from the Xiphias gladius isolate SHS-SW01 ecotype Sanya breed wild chromosome 20, ASM1685928v1, whole genome shotgun sequence genome encodes:
- the dusp4 gene encoding dual specificity protein phosphatase 4, with protein sequence MEELCEMDCTVLKRLLRDDSAKCLLLDCRSFLAFSAGHIRGAVNARCNTIVRRRAKGSVLSLDQVLAGDEEVRGRFRSGMYSAVVLYDERTPDSETVKEDSTVTLVLNALCRDSSGTNIYLLKGGYDRFFTEYPEFCLKTKSLPSLNSQSSIDSACSSCGTPHHDQGGPVEILPFLYLGSALHASKKEVLDAIGISALLNVSADCPNHFEGAYQYKCIPVEDNHKEDISCWFLEAIEFIDSVRDSSGRVLVHCQAGISRSATICLAYLMKRKRVRLDEAFEFVRRRRSIISPNFSFMGQLLQFESQLLATSCAAEAAATASPLLGPKSSTATTSTTATPTSPFIFNFPVSVVNPAYLHHSPITTSPGC encoded by the exons ATGGAGGAGCTGTGCGAGATGGACTGCACGGTGCTGAAGCGGCTCCTGAGGGACGACAGCGCCAAGTGCCTGCTGCTGGACTGCCGCTCCTTCCTCGCCTTCAGCGCGGGGCACATCCGCGGCGCGGTCAACGCCCGCTGCAACACCATCGTGCGCCGCAGAGCCAAGGGCTCCGTGCTGAGCCTGGACCAGGTACTGGCCGGGGACGAGGAGGTCCGGGGCCGCTTCCGCTCCGGGATGTACTCCGCCGTGGTGTTGTATGACGAGAGGACGCCGGACTCCGAGACGGTGAAGGAGGACAGCACGGTCACCCTGGTGCTCAACGCGCTGTGCCGGGACTCCTCCGGCACAAACATTTACCTGCTGAAAG gtGGATATGACAGGTTTTTCACAGAATACCCCGAGTTTTGTTTGAAGACCAAATCCTTACCGTCCCTCAACAGCCAGTCCAGCATTGACTCTGCCTGCTCGTCTTGTGGGACGCCACACCACGACCAG GGCGGCCCAGTCGAGATCCTCCCGTTCCTCTACCTTGGCAGCGCCCTCCACGCCTCAAAGAAGGAGGTTTTGGATGCCATAGGAATCTCCGCTTTGCTGAACGTGTCGGCCGACTGCCCCAACCACTTCGAGGGGGCTTACCAGTACAAATGCATCCCCGTTGAGGACAACCATAAAGAAGACATCAGCTGCTGGTTCCTGGAAGCTATCGAGTTCATAG ATTCAGTACGGGACTCCAGTGGGCGAGTGCTGGTCCATTGTCAAGCAGGGATCTCCCGCTCCGCCACCATCTGTCTGGCCTACCTGATGAAAAGAAAGCGTGTGCGCCTGGATGAAGCCTTCGAATTTGTGCGCCGTCGCCGCAGCATCATCTCCCCCAACTTCAGCTTCATGGGCCAATTGCTGCAGTTCGAGTCGCAGCTCCTCGCCACCTCCTGCGCCGCTGAGGCGGCCGCCACGGCGAGCCCGCTACTCGGGCCCAAGTCGTCAACAGCCACCACGTCAACGACAGCCACGCCCACCTCTCCGTTCATTTTCAACTTCCCAGTCTCTGTGGTGAACCCCGCCTACCTGCACCACAGTCCGATCACAACCTCACCCGGCTGCTGA